Proteins co-encoded in one Rhopalosiphum maidis isolate BTI-1 chromosome 2, ASM367621v3, whole genome shotgun sequence genomic window:
- the LOC113554638 gene encoding tonsoku-like protein, which translates to MNEMEERKWLKKKEKALLENNFENLYYACKELADIYVNQEDYQQALNQYEQCEEAANRCGDETRLGVANRMIGEMYCYLSDFKNAIKHQKLHLKISNSKNDIVEQQRALATLGRTYFLCSETFDTNEHKKSEALSTSVKYYLKSLEVCNKLGKEVGTKTLSEMKARLYLNLSLCEESSNELNKSMDYINKAMKLCTDADLNEELCKCYSIKSTLYSKLDNFSKAIACVDQGLQIASRLSNKKYIGTELLCLKAELLIDINDYQTAKRAMIKAYKLKVPIKNEFEEVIKKLKIIVVMCQVENSLLLASQIDYEQRRQLNEKLGDACVALKKYSKAITYYEKMLENSERCGMTDKSLIPCYVSLAQTYKDNKQYYQALEYFYKELNLYSENSIEACKTLLNIADLMESQYDPFDKIFSIYERAQRIAKKNNDGYLQLTAVKGMKCLAEDRNKSELVNDLKNELNNLLKYETDSAEDEYDVPDIWDDVSLKDLSDIDEDEDDKKRKRHKQTTIPEKKNEKGETPIIPACAKGNVKLVLSLLKQGHSVNAGDALGWTALHEASNYGYVDIVNVLLDHGADINNRGGPCCEGITPLHDAAACGHLEVIDCLLDRGANPLVRTNKGETPLDSLIACRNRVILEEKKELDSNKLAHFWSIVERLSECLRKAGHTPPVPLTDVEEILKNGQQSTDNYLGIIPDSHKRSRKPYKDIEDFDRLERKEKNIEFEDVYTSGAAEDYKQTISQLKNHNKRRRESEIQYEVSKPPLVENSADEWLEEDIIIKPKKRYCTDTIKNDYSPMKEINFEDKDNWVNDEKFPDVSSDVESDKEVQCFTPDSDEDFDNITVILDKQKDLVKNKYKPLMLSTSKKKYQSKLENQGFLNIKNISQEIDEPAPIFQHVKRDDTLRNINRTIKVRIENRLFLVPIPASEENINLKWLSTEASRRYQKLEGVNPILNLTTDDGALLDENDPIDLVYGLQEVLGNIVGWSTETLIETYKKLCVESNTTFNEPIFQFLDVLQATGTLDMSDYVMMPNVLNITLNVVCHYHNLQLLCLSGVALEDNGMKMLSEYISNLQRLIKLDISCNNISSIGIGYWTNSITNNKWLINLESLNISHNPITNAGLAHLRLITQHSTSLRSLYIRDIDIDHDCYDYASELYLDNIEDLDLSFNMLGRTGVSGFFIRLDPMRLKYLNVRNTGSSMVLRECTLFLERSQADCLHSIDLSSLDLEDEDLDLLCNCLESAGNLRHIWLADNPKVTQMCIDRIKHLSVKFVHMAGCKPVDISQFDSIDLKQMSISGYGDSTLFKNAPYNVKVSL; encoded by the exons ATGAATGAAATGGAAGAACgaaaatggttaaaaaaaaaagaaaaagcattgttggaaaataattttgaaaatctttATTATGCTTGTAAAGAATTGGCTGACATTTATGTTAACCAAGAAGATTATCAACAAGCATTGAATCAGTATGAACAGTGTGAAGAAGCAGCTAATCGCTGTGGTGATGAAACACGTTTGGGTGTTGCAAATCGAATGATTGgtgaaatgtattgttatctaagtgattttaaaaatgctatTAAACATCAGAAACTTCAtcttaaaatttctaattctAAAAATGATATAGTTGAACAGCAAAGGGCATTAGCCACATTAGGtcgtacttattttttatgctcTGAAACATTTGATACCAATGAGCATAAAAAATCAGAAGCACTAAGTACAtctgttaaatattatctaaaaagttTAGAAGTATGTAATAAACTAGGTAAAGAAGTTGGCACAAAAACTTTATCTGAGATGAAAGCAAGGCTTTACCTTAATTTAAGTCTTTGTGAAGAGTCATCTAATGAATTGAATAAATCAAtggactatataaataaagcaaTGAAATTATGTACTGATGCAGATTTGAACGAAGAATTATGCAAGTGTTATTCTATAAAGAGTACTTTATATTCTAAGCTAgacaatttttcaaaagcaATTGCTTGTGTTGATCAAGGTCTTCAAATTGCATCTAGACtttcaaataaaaagtatattggaACAGAACTTTTATGCCTTAAAGCTGAACTTTTAATAGACATAAATGACTACCAGACTGCTAAGCGTGCAATGATAAAAGCATACAAACTAAAAGTgcctattaaaaatgaatttgaagaagtaataaaaaaactaaaaataattgttgtcatGTGTCAAGTTGAAAACAGTTTGCTATTGGCGTCACAAATAGATTACGAGCAACGAAgacaattaaatgaaaaactgggaGATGCTTGCGtagcactaaaaaaatattctaaagcaATTACTTACTATGAGAAAATGTTGGAAAATTCTGAACGTTGTGGTATGActgataaaagtttaataccTTGTTATGTTTCACTAGCACAAACATACAAAGATAATAAGCAATACTACCAagcattagaatatttttataaagaattgAATCTTTATAGTGAAAATAGTATTGAAGCTtgtaaaactttattaaatattgctgATCTTATGGAATCTCAGTATGATCcgtttgataaaattttttcaatatatgaaAGAGCTCAAcgtattgcaaaaaaaaataatgatggaTACTTACAGCTAACAGCA GTTAAAGGAATGAAGTGTTTAGCTGAAGACAGAAATAAATCAGAATTAGTCAATGACTTGAAAAATGAACTAAATAATCTGCTTAAGTATGAAACTGATTCAGCAGAAGATGAGTATGATGTTCCAGATATCTGGGATGATGTATCACTAAAAGACCTTTCTGATATTGATGAAGACGAAgatgataaaaaaagaaagaggCATAAACAGACTACAATACcagaaaagaaaaatgaaaaaggaGAAACTCCTATCATACCTGCATGTGCTAAGGGTAatgttaaattagttttaagtttattaaaacaagGTCATTCAGTAAATGCAGGTGACGCTTTAGGATGGACAGCTTTACACGAAGCTAGTAATTATGGATATGTTGATATTGTTAATGTCCTTTTAGACCATGGTGCTGATATTAATAATCGTGGGGGACCTTGTTGTGAAGGTATTACACCTTTGCATGATGCTGCAGCGTGTGGTCACCTAGAAGTTATAGATTGTCTTTTAGATAGAGGTGCAAATCCTTTGGTTAGAACAAATAAAGGAGAAACACCACTTGATTCATTGATAGCTTGTCGTAACAGAGTAATTTTAGAGGAAAAAAAGGAATtagattcaaataaattagctCATTTTTGGTCAATTGTAGAACGTCTTAGTGAATGCTTACGAAAAGCTGGTCACACCCCACCTGTACCTTTGACTGATGtagaagaaatattaaaaaatggacAACAATCCACTGATAACTATTTAGGAATAATACCTGATAGTCATAAGAGATCAAGAAAACCGTATAAAGATATTGAGGATTTTGACAGATTAGAGAgaaaagagaaaaatattgaatttgaagATGTCTATACGTCTGGTGCTGCAGAAGACTATAAACAAACCATTAGTCAGTTAAAAAATCACAACAAGAGACGCCGAGAAAGTGAAATACAGTATGAAGTATCAAAGCCGCCATTGGTTGAAAATTCAGCCGATGAATGGTTAGAagaagatataattattaagccaaaaaaaagatattgtaCTGATACAATTAAGAATGATTATTCACCGATGAAAGAAATCAATTTTGAAGATAAAGACAATTGGGTTAATGATGAAAAATTTCCTGATGTTTCTTCGGATGTTGAGTCAGATAAAGAAGTTCAATGTTTTACACCAGATTCTGATGAAGactttgataatattactgttattttagataaacaaaaagatttagttaaaaataagtataagccTCTAATGCTATccacaagtaaaaaaaaatatcaaagtaaattagaaaatcaaggatttttaaatataaaaaatatttcacaggAAATTGATGAACCAGCTCCAATATTTCAACATGTGAAGAGAGATGACACTTTGAGAAACATTAATCGTACAATTAAGGTAAGGATCGAGAATAGATTATTCCTTGTACCAATACCTGCAAGTGaggaaaacattaatttaaaatggctATCTACTGAAGCTTCAAGGCGTTATCAAAAACTTGAAGGTGTGaatcctattttaaatttgactacAGATGATGGAGCTTTATTGGATGAAAATGATCCTATTGATTTAGTTTATGGGTTACAAGAAGTTTTGGGAAACATTGTTGGATGGAGTACAGAGACTCTGAttgaaacttataaaaaattatgtgtgGAATCAAATACTACTTTCAATGAAcccatatttcaatttttagatgTTCTACAGGCAACTGGAACTTTGGACATGTCAGATTATGTAATGATgcctaatgttttaaatataacactgAATGTGGTATgccattatcataatttacaaCTATTGTGCTTGTCAGGCGTGGCTCTTGAAGATAACGGAATGAAAATGTTATCGGAATACATATCTAATTTACAGAGGTTAATCAAACTAGATATAAGttgcaataatattagttcTATAGGTATAGGTTATTGGACAaattcaataactaataataaatggcTAATTAATCTAGAATCTTTGAATATTAGTCATAATCCTATTACTAATGCAGGTCTAGCTCATCTCCGTTTAATTACTCAGCATTCTACTAGTTTACGATCTTTGTACATTCGCGACATAGATATTGACCACGATTGTTATGACTATGCATCAGAGCTTTACTTAGATAATATTGAAGACTTGGACTTGAGTTTCAATATGTTAGGACGAACTGGAGTTTCAGGATTTTTCATACGACTGGACCCTatgcgtttaaaatatttaaatgtacgcAATACGGGTTCATCAATGGTGCTACGAGAATGCACGCTGTTTTTGGAGCGTAGTCAAGCGGATTGCCTTCATTCCATAGATTTATCCAGTCTTGATCTTGAAGATGAAGACTTGGATTTATTGTGTAATTGTTTGGAATCTGCTGGAAATTTACGGCATATATGGCTAGCTGACAACCCAAAGGTTACTCAAATGTGCATAGACAGAATCAAACATTTAAGTGTCAAATTTGTTCATATGGCTGGCTGTAAACCAGTTGATATTTCACAATTTGATTCTATCGATCTAAAACAAATGTCTATATCTGGATATGGTGAttcaactttatttaaaaatgctccGTACAATGTAAAAGTGTCGCTgtga